The Coregonus clupeaformis isolate EN_2021a chromosome 6, ASM2061545v1, whole genome shotgun sequence genome has a segment encoding these proteins:
- the LOC121567343 gene encoding uncharacterized protein LOC121567343: MLILAHLSLLLLLGNQDSVTCTDLQKQHEVIHAAVGEPLVLNCTYNCSSGFVRGHWIKLPDCPHCSRPRETKNVTKNGDLCTLPLYFPHLSTEDFQYNYTCFSEDHESEQLQRKMEGLVSLQAQARPSALATTVTTDESVTALGNHEDSIIDHEKFTGVKVLATVTVIVAAVLAAVAVYLCMSRNRYCKGKPAVICTGTTSREGSGAGRPTTTGAFSTNCERVALRTTPADCQSDHEVPYADIMITMRGASTPELTQISYLAPGDHRERWREEAGHGPSTGPEARSHLQASRSADRLHVQPREVSRKMSTNSEYAVITYS, from the exons ATGCTAATCTTAGCCCACTTGTCATTGCTGCTTCTTTTGGGAAACCAAG ATTCAGTAACGTGTACTGACCTGCAGAAACAGCATGAAGTCATCCATGCAGCAGTTGGAGAACCTCTAGTGTTGAACTGCACCTACAACTGCTCCTCTGGATTTGTCCGTGGCCACTGGATCAAACTCCCAGACTGTCCTCATTGTTCTAGGCCAAGGGAAACAAAAAATGTCACAAAGAATGGTGACCTCTGCACACTACCATTGTATTTTCCACATCTGTCCACGGAAGATTTTCAGTACAACTATACCTGCTTTTCTGAAGATCATGAAAGCGAACAGCTCCAACGCAAGATGGAGGGTCTGGTATCACTGCAGGCACAAG CTCGACCTAGTGCCCTGGCCACAACGGTCACTACTG ATGAATCGGTGACAGCGTTGGGTAACCACGAGGACTCAATAATAGATCACG AGAAATTCACAGGCGTCAAGGTGTTGGCAACAGTGACAGTAATTGTGGCTGCGGTGTTGGCAGCTGTGGCTGTCTACTTATGTATGAGCCGCAATCGATATTGCAAAG GAAAACCTGCTGTTATCTGTACagg CACAACatcaagagaaggatctggtgctGGTAGGCCGACAACAACAG GTGCATTCTCAACCAATTGTGAGAGGGTGGCACTGAGAACAACTCCAGCTG ATTGCCAGAGTGATCATGAGGTTCCTTATGCTGACATCATGATTACTATGCGAGGGGCCAGCACACCTGAGCTCACACAGATCTCCTACCTGGCTCCGGGGGACCATAGAGAG AGGTGGAGAGAAGAGGCAGGCCATGGCCCCAGCACTGGCCCTGAAGCTAGGTCCCACCTGCAGGCCTCCCGCTCAGCTGACAGACTGCATGTCCAGCCCCGAGAGGTCTCCAGGAAGATGAGCACAAATTCTGAGTATGCTGTCATCACTTACTCTTAA